Proteins found in one Triticum urartu cultivar G1812 chromosome 4, Tu2.1, whole genome shotgun sequence genomic segment:
- the LOC125552502 gene encoding uncharacterized protein LOC125552502 isoform X2, with the protein MEDCAATPVRRPADPSSPSPTPSPLSLRQWRPAAQRNLRNQWSRLLAAKTRWLDAAASGRSHAATLVNAYLSRSYMPGMDLGVLKDMPRIRDRASAKLTHKEVQCREMLLSAYKEMVCAMSDLVKASHAMRCFSKVSSGSPLVRFTDRQDDLNDLGDGGGAPVYRWISMLEFENLAKELVEMFVSELRLKRLIVLDLLSINLKEGADPSLEWSDELYDGEFNEFQRIGLGSGDSFPLPENWKADVLQARRPGHTPSHEVLQVYLTSWLANVNIKTSRIDEIFELVEEEMQIKLR; encoded by the exons ATGGAGGACTGTGCAGCCACCCCTGTTCGCCGCCCTGCCGACCCCTCTTCCCCATCCCCAACCCCATCTCCCTTATCTCTGCGCCAGTGGCGCCCAGCGGCGCAGCGCAACCTGCGCAACCAGTGGTCGCGCCTGCTTGCCGCCAAGACCCGGTGGCTGGACGCCGCCGCCAGCGGCCGCTCCCATGCCGCCACGCTCGTCAACGCCTACCTCTCCCGCAG TTACATGCCAGGGATGGATTTGGGGGTGCTCAAGGACATGCCCAGGATCCGCGACAGGGCGAGCGCCAAATTGACCCACAAGGAG GTGCAATGCCGCGAGATGCTTCTATCAGCCTACAAGGAGATG GTCTGTGCCATGTCCGACTTGGTTAAAGCTTCTCATGCCATGCGGTGTTTCTCCAAAGTATCTTCTGGTAGCCCACTAGTCCGATTTACTGATCGGCAGGATGATTTGAATGATTTAGGGGATGGTGGAGGAGCTCCAGTATACAGATGGATCTCCATGTTAGAATTTG AAAACCTCGCCAAAGAGCTTGTTGAGATGTTTGTTTCAGAGCTACGATTGAAG AGACTGATTGTCTTGGACCTCCTGTCAATTAACTTAAAAGAAGGTGCAGATCCTTCATTAGAATGGTCAGATGAGTTATATGACGGGGAATTCAACGAATTTCAGAGGATTGGCCTGGGGTCTGGAGACAGCTTCCCACTACCTGAGAATTGGAAGGCTGATGTCTTACAGGCACGGCGACCTGGACATACCCCATCCCATGAGGTTTTACAG GTTTATTTAACCTCTTGGCTTGCTAATGTGAACATCAAGACGAGTAG AATTGACGAAATATTTGAGCTTGTTGAGGAAGAGATGCAGATCAAATTGCGTTGA
- the LOC125552502 gene encoding uncharacterized protein LOC125552502 isoform X1: MEDCAATPVRRPADPSSPSPTPSPLSLRQWRPAAQRNLRNQWSRLLAAKTRWLDAAASGRSHAATLVNAYLSRSYMPGMDLGVLKDMPRIRDRASAKLTHKEVQCREMLLSAYKEMVCAMSDLVKASHAMRCFSKVSSGSPLVRFTDRQDDLNDLGDGGGAPVYRWISMLEFENLAKELVEMFVSELRLKRIGLGSGDSFPLPENWKADVLQARRPGHTPSHEVLQVYLTSWLANVNIKTSRIDEIFELVEEEMQIKLR; encoded by the exons ATGGAGGACTGTGCAGCCACCCCTGTTCGCCGCCCTGCCGACCCCTCTTCCCCATCCCCAACCCCATCTCCCTTATCTCTGCGCCAGTGGCGCCCAGCGGCGCAGCGCAACCTGCGCAACCAGTGGTCGCGCCTGCTTGCCGCCAAGACCCGGTGGCTGGACGCCGCCGCCAGCGGCCGCTCCCATGCCGCCACGCTCGTCAACGCCTACCTCTCCCGCAG TTACATGCCAGGGATGGATTTGGGGGTGCTCAAGGACATGCCCAGGATCCGCGACAGGGCGAGCGCCAAATTGACCCACAAGGAG GTGCAATGCCGCGAGATGCTTCTATCAGCCTACAAGGAGATG GTCTGTGCCATGTCCGACTTGGTTAAAGCTTCTCATGCCATGCGGTGTTTCTCCAAAGTATCTTCTGGTAGCCCACTAGTCCGATTTACTGATCGGCAGGATGATTTGAATGATTTAGGGGATGGTGGAGGAGCTCCAGTATACAGATGGATCTCCATGTTAGAATTTG AAAACCTCGCCAAAGAGCTTGTTGAGATGTTTGTTTCAGAGCTACGATTGAAG AGGATTGGCCTGGGGTCTGGAGACAGCTTCCCACTACCTGAGAATTGGAAGGCTGATGTCTTACAGGCACGGCGACCTGGACATACCCCATCCCATGAGGTTTTACAG GTTTATTTAACCTCTTGGCTTGCTAATGTGAACATCAAGACGAGTAG AATTGACGAAATATTTGAGCTTGTTGAGGAAGAGATGCAGATCAAATTGCGTTGA